In a single window of the Thermus amyloliquefaciens genome:
- a CDS encoding DUF4212 domain-containing protein: MHKTEEYWKANTSLIRNLLLIWALVSYVFGILLVEPLNGIRLGGLPLGFWFAQQGSIYVFVILIFYYAWKMDQLDRHYGVHE, encoded by the coding sequence ATGCACAAAACAGAGGAGTACTGGAAGGCCAACACCTCGCTCATACGAAACCTGCTCCTCATCTGGGCGCTGGTTTCGTACGTCTTCGGCATCCTCCTGGTGGAGCCCCTGAACGGCATCCGCCTGGGAGGGCTTCCCCTGGGTTTCTGGTTCGCGCAGCAGGGAAGCATCTACGTCTTCGTGATCCTCATCTTCTACTACGCCTGGAAGATGGATCAGCTGGACCGGCACTACGGGGTGCATGAGTAG
- a CDS encoding 3'-5' exonuclease has protein sequence MEGLLYTAFDLETTGLDPERDAIIALGAVHLLGQKVLRHEVFEALVDPGRPIPKASTEVHGLTWEMLKGKPKLQEVLPGFRLFLEDTVLLAHNGAFDMAFLERVGLHQPPLVDTLLLSYLLFPDLEDHRLETLAERFGVPVIGRHTALGDALMTAEVFAGMVPLLKAKGYRTLGEVLQACARLPLARLKY, from the coding sequence TTGGAGGGCCTCCTCTACACCGCCTTTGACCTGGAAACCACCGGCCTGGATCCGGAAAGGGACGCCATCATCGCCCTAGGGGCGGTCCACCTCCTGGGGCAAAAGGTGCTCCGCCACGAGGTCTTCGAGGCCTTGGTGGACCCTGGGCGCCCCATCCCCAAGGCCTCCACCGAGGTCCACGGCCTCACCTGGGAGATGCTGAAGGGAAAACCCAAGCTGCAGGAGGTGCTCCCTGGGTTTCGCCTGTTCCTGGAGGACACGGTGCTCCTGGCCCACAACGGGGCCTTTGACATGGCCTTCCTGGAGCGGGTGGGCCTCCACCAACCCCCCCTGGTGGATACCCTGCTCCTTTCCTACCTCCTCTTTCCCGACCTGGAGGACCACCGCCTGGAAACCCTGGCGGAGCGCTTCGGCGTGCCCGTGATCGGCCGGCACACCGCCTTGGGAGACGCCCTCATGACCGCAGAGGTCTTCGCAGGAATGGTCCCCCTCCTCAAGGCCAAGGGCTACCGGACCCTGGGGGAAGTGCTCCAGGCCTGCGCCCGCCTCCCCCTGGCCCGGCTCAAGTACTAG
- a CDS encoding DUF294 nucleotidyltransferase-like domain-containing protein → MDPRNTPPLSTLPEREREALLREALEEVYPPGSLLLEQGGAPAQNLYLLLEGQVALLDGEEEVGTLEAGEFFGFPSLLSGEPPSLSVVAKTPIRVLAFPKEAFQRLLAYPEAARFFGQGLVERVRLRVAPEPSLFAPVRNLVHRPPAFIPPSATVEEAARRMRQEGISSLLVEGEPLGILTDRDLRNRLLAEGRPPSTPVGAVMTTPLFSLPADTPIYEALAAMVERGIHHLPLTEGDRVVGVVTHTDLLLSRAQSPLLLLRRIERLELERYSLEVASLVEALFQRGLGGVEIGRVVASLNDALIRRLVREAETTQGPPPMAYAFLVFGSEGRREQALLTDQDNALVLEGDGHEAYFQALAEHVVGGLLRAGIPECKGGYMATRWRKPLGEWQDTFRRWMEAPEPQALLETQIFFDLRKAAGSLSLRPLEETILEGSRKGVFLYHLAQASLAFRPPLGLFGRVRTEEGFVDLKRHAIAPIVALARLYALMAGSLAKGTVERLKVAAEGGTLSLEGAERLEEAFRFFFSLRLKHQLKALEQGGEVSNRVLWSSLSPGERRKALEGFRAIAEMQESTANRFQLR, encoded by the coding sequence ATGGACCCCCGGAACACTCCACCCCTAAGCACCCTTCCTGAGAGGGAACGGGAGGCCCTCCTCCGCGAGGCCCTGGAGGAGGTCTATCCCCCAGGTTCCTTGCTTTTGGAACAGGGGGGGGCGCCTGCGCAAAACCTCTACCTCCTCCTGGAAGGTCAGGTGGCTCTTCTGGATGGGGAAGAGGAGGTGGGGACCCTGGAGGCGGGGGAGTTTTTCGGCTTCCCCTCCCTCCTCTCCGGGGAGCCCCCTTCCTTAAGCGTGGTGGCCAAAACCCCCATCAGGGTCCTGGCCTTCCCCAAGGAGGCCTTCCAGAGGCTTTTGGCCTACCCGGAGGCGGCCCGCTTTTTCGGCCAGGGCCTGGTGGAACGGGTGCGGCTTAGGGTGGCCCCGGAACCCTCCCTCTTCGCCCCGGTGAGAAACCTGGTGCACCGCCCACCCGCCTTCATCCCCCCCTCGGCCACGGTGGAGGAGGCGGCCCGAAGGATGCGCCAAGAGGGCATCTCCAGCCTGCTGGTGGAGGGGGAGCCCCTGGGGATCCTCACGGACCGGGACCTAAGGAACCGGCTCCTGGCGGAGGGCCGCCCCCCTTCCACCCCCGTGGGGGCGGTGATGACCACCCCCCTTTTCTCCCTTCCCGCGGACACCCCCATCTATGAGGCCCTGGCCGCCATGGTGGAGCGGGGGATCCACCACCTCCCCCTCACGGAAGGGGACCGGGTGGTGGGGGTGGTCACCCACACCGACCTCCTCCTGAGCCGGGCGCAAAGCCCCCTCCTCCTCCTAAGGCGGATCGAGAGGCTGGAGCTGGAGCGGTATAGCCTCGAGGTGGCCTCCTTGGTGGAGGCCCTCTTCCAACGGGGCCTGGGCGGGGTGGAGATCGGCCGGGTGGTGGCCTCCCTGAACGACGCCCTCATCCGCCGCCTGGTGCGGGAGGCGGAAACCACCCAAGGGCCCCCTCCCATGGCCTACGCCTTCCTGGTCTTCGGTTCGGAGGGCAGGCGGGAGCAGGCCCTTCTCACCGACCAGGACAACGCCTTGGTTCTGGAAGGTGACGGCCACGAAGCTTACTTCCAGGCCCTGGCGGAGCACGTGGTGGGAGGACTCCTCCGGGCGGGCATCCCCGAGTGCAAGGGAGGGTACATGGCCACCCGCTGGCGCAAGCCCCTTGGGGAATGGCAGGATACCTTCCGCCGCTGGATGGAGGCCCCCGAACCCCAGGCCCTCCTGGAAACCCAGATCTTCTTTGACCTGCGCAAGGCGGCGGGTAGCCTTTCCCTAAGGCCTTTGGAGGAGACCATCCTGGAGGGAAGCCGGAAAGGGGTCTTCCTCTACCACCTGGCCCAGGCCAGCCTGGCCTTCCGTCCCCCCCTGGGCCTCTTCGGCCGGGTGCGCACCGAGGAGGGTTTTGTGGACCTGAAGCGGCACGCCATCGCCCCCATCGTGGCCCTGGCCCGGCTGTATGCCCTCATGGCGGGAAGCCTGGCCAAGGGCACGGTGGAGAGGCTCAAGGTGGCGGCGGAAGGGGGCACCCTAAGCCTCGAGGGGGCGGAACGCCTCGAGGAGGCCTTCCGCTTCTTCTTCTCCCTGCGCCTGAAGCACCAGCTAAAGGCCTTGGAGCAGGGAGGGGAGGTGAGCAACCGGGTGCTTTGGTCCAGCCTATCCCCCGGGGAACGGCGGAAGGCCCTGGAAGGCTTCCGGGCCATCGCCGAGATGCAGGAAAGCACCGCAAACCGCTTCCAGCTGCGATGA
- the purD gene encoding phosphoribosylamine--glycine ligase, with protein MKVLVVGSGGREHALLWKAAQSPLVDRLYAAPGNAGMAALAELVPWNGDVEVLAEWALGEGIDLTLVGPEAPLVEGIADAFEKRGLRIFGPTQKAAMIEGSKAFAKKLMERYGIPTARYRVFQDALSALEYVERVGVPIVIKDSGLAAGKGVTVAFDLHTAKQAVTNLLSGPEGGEVVVEEYLEGEEATVLALTDGETILPLLPSQDHKRLLDGDQGPMTGGMGAVAPYPMDGATLRRVEEEILRPLIQGLRAEGVVYRGVVYAGLMLTREGPKVLEFNARFGDPEAQALLPLLQSDLVELALRVAEGRLAGARLSWREGASACVVLAAPGYPESPKKGIPLRIPEPPEGVLVFHAGTRREGEAFVSAGGRVLNVVGLGRHLEEALSRAYAYLPQVGFPGALYRRDIGQKALRRAST; from the coding sequence ATGAAGGTGCTGGTGGTGGGTTCCGGCGGGAGGGAGCACGCCCTCCTTTGGAAGGCGGCGCAAAGCCCCCTGGTGGATCGCCTCTACGCTGCCCCTGGCAACGCCGGGATGGCCGCTTTGGCCGAGCTGGTTCCCTGGAATGGGGACGTGGAGGTCCTGGCGGAATGGGCTTTGGGCGAGGGGATAGACCTCACCCTGGTGGGTCCTGAGGCCCCCTTGGTGGAGGGCATCGCCGATGCCTTTGAGAAGCGGGGTCTTCGGATCTTCGGCCCCACCCAGAAGGCCGCCATGATCGAGGGCTCCAAGGCCTTTGCCAAGAAGCTCATGGAGCGCTACGGCATCCCCACGGCCCGGTACCGCGTGTTTCAGGATGCCCTCTCCGCCCTGGAGTACGTGGAGCGCGTGGGGGTGCCCATCGTCATCAAGGATTCCGGCCTGGCGGCGGGCAAGGGGGTCACCGTGGCCTTTGACCTGCACACCGCTAAGCAGGCGGTGACGAACCTGCTTTCCGGTCCCGAGGGGGGGGAGGTGGTGGTGGAGGAGTACCTGGAGGGGGAGGAGGCCACGGTGCTGGCCCTCACCGATGGCGAGACCATCTTGCCCCTCCTGCCCTCACAGGACCACAAGCGCCTTCTGGACGGGGACCAGGGTCCCATGACCGGGGGGATGGGGGCGGTGGCTCCCTACCCCATGGACGGGGCCACATTGCGGCGGGTGGAGGAGGAGATCCTAAGGCCCCTCATCCAGGGTCTACGGGCGGAAGGGGTGGTCTACCGGGGGGTGGTCTATGCCGGGCTCATGCTCACCCGGGAAGGCCCTAAGGTGCTGGAGTTCAACGCCCGCTTTGGCGATCCGGAGGCCCAGGCCCTTCTGCCCCTTTTGCAAAGCGACCTGGTGGAGCTGGCCCTAAGGGTGGCGGAGGGGCGGCTTGCGGGGGCCCGGCTTTCCTGGCGGGAAGGGGCCAGCGCCTGCGTGGTCCTGGCGGCCCCCGGCTACCCGGAAAGCCCCAAGAAGGGCATCCCCCTCCGCATCCCTGAGCCCCCCGAGGGGGTTTTGGTGTTCCACGCGGGCACCCGGCGGGAGGGCGAGGCCTTCGTGAGCGCAGGGGGGCGGGTGCTGAACGTGGTGGGCCTGGGGCGCCACCTGGAGGAGGCCCTGAGCCGGGCCTACGCTTACCTTCCCCAGGTGGGTTTCCCCGGGGCTCTTTACCGCCGGGACATCGGGCAGAAGGCCCTGCGGCGGGCTAGTACTTGA
- the purN gene encoding phosphoribosylglycinamide formyltransferase encodes MLSPFPLGRPARMAVMASGRGTNLEALLEAFPPGNPWGEVVLVLSDNPEAYALKRAERRGVEAVAIPWRGRRSFEAEAQALLRARGVDLVLLAGFMRLLSPGFVEAWYGRLLNIHPSLLPDYPGLRVHERVLEGGEKETGSTVHFVDQGMDTGPIVLQGRVPVLPGDTPETLERRVLFLEHRLYPKAVRLVLSGLAFPPGEGLKALLGEAWPRFQGLSPREKPLYLRVAALLSAWGLRDRVPAALLGQGGDWARGAFLTAHLLAEDHPALRQELAQLPEEVRLRAEEGLRRVELPL; translated from the coding sequence ATGCTGAGCCCATTTCCCTTGGGCCGCCCTGCCCGGATGGCGGTGATGGCCTCGGGCCGGGGCACCAACCTGGAGGCTCTCCTGGAGGCCTTCCCCCCCGGAAACCCCTGGGGGGAGGTGGTGCTGGTCCTCTCCGACAACCCGGAGGCCTACGCCCTAAAGCGGGCGGAGAGGCGGGGAGTAGAGGCGGTGGCCATCCCCTGGCGGGGGCGGAGGAGCTTTGAGGCGGAGGCCCAGGCCCTCTTGCGGGCCAGGGGCGTGGACCTGGTCCTCCTGGCCGGCTTCATGCGCCTCCTTTCCCCGGGTTTTGTGGAGGCCTGGTACGGGCGGCTTCTCAACATCCACCCTTCCCTCCTTCCCGACTACCCCGGGCTTCGGGTGCACGAAAGGGTCCTCGAGGGGGGAGAAAAGGAGACCGGCTCCACGGTGCACTTCGTGGACCAGGGCATGGACACCGGCCCCATCGTCCTGCAGGGGCGGGTGCCCGTCCTGCCCGGGGATACCCCGGAAACCCTGGAAAGGCGGGTGCTTTTTCTGGAGCACCGCCTCTACCCCAAGGCGGTGCGCCTGGTCCTCTCCGGGCTCGCCTTCCCCCCAGGGGAGGGCCTGAAGGCCCTTCTTGGGGAGGCCTGGCCCCGCTTCCAGGGGCTTTCCCCGCGGGAGAAGCCCCTCTATCTCCGGGTTGCGGCCCTGCTTTCCGCCTGGGGTTTAAGGGATCGGGTGCCCGCCGCCCTTTTGGGCCAGGGGGGGGACTGGGCCCGGGGTGCCTTCCTCACCGCCCATCTGCTGGCGGAAGACCATCCCGCCTTGCGCCAGGAGCTGGCCCAGCTCCCCGAGGAGGTTCGCCTGAGGGCCGAGGAGGGGTTAAGGCGGGTAGAATTGCCCCTATGA
- a CDS encoding ATP-binding protein: MNPLVLFLSLFLYLGLLFLVALLGEGRGRALAQSPWAYTLSLAVYATAWTFMGSVGRAATEGASFLPIYLGPTLVLLLWPFLQERLLSLARAHRLTSWADFLYLRFGHGLLGPLAAGFLVVGLLPYLALQLKAIAQAFLFLRGEEEPLTDIALPTALLLALFAILFGTRRLDPSERHQGLVLAVAFESLVKLLALLLVGGVVLWQLGSPFPQVQNRPELLSLLLPPEGLAGYLEWVSLVLLSGLAFLFLPRQFHVSVVENTDPQHLRLAAWAFPLYLLLINLPVLPLALFGRLLLPEGNPDLYVLALPMELGSAPLALLAFLGGVSAATAMVVVESLALSILISNHLLSPLLLRFRALGSLLLWRRISILAVMLLAYLYFRLAGEAYALVAMGLISFVAVAQLAPASLLGLFWKGATPQGALAGLLGGILAWAYTLFLPALARSGWLPPFFLEGPHPLLRPEGLLGVQGLDPVTHGFLASLTLNLALTLGVSLFTRRMALQEERTGEVEELAALLRRVLGLEAEEAFRRQAHTLPGREAAGLAETLLAGSVGPATAKLLLLSVTRAVPPEALREEVEEAARESRELRAYAQALEEARKELAEAYERLKALDQAKDELLAAVSHELKTPLTAVRALAEILEANPDLSEEERRRFVALLAKETARLSRLVEEVLAYTRLQAGVPLLRGPTDLRALAAEALALVEPLARERGITMESHLAEVQTLTDRDRVLQVLLNLLHNALRHARSRVRLELLANREALFRVSDDGPGVPPQARTLVFEPFQSFSGSTGLGLFLARRLVESLGGRIWLEEGEGATFAFTLPLEVEHEDSGGGR, encoded by the coding sequence ATGAACCCCCTTGTCCTCTTTCTGAGCCTTTTCCTGTACCTGGGCCTCCTCTTCCTGGTGGCCCTCCTGGGGGAGGGGCGGGGGCGCGCCTTGGCCCAAAGCCCCTGGGCGTACACCCTTTCCCTGGCGGTCTACGCCACCGCCTGGACCTTCATGGGAAGCGTGGGCCGGGCGGCCACGGAGGGGGCCAGCTTCCTCCCCATCTACCTGGGGCCCACCCTGGTCCTCCTCCTGTGGCCGTTTCTCCAGGAGAGGCTGCTTTCCCTGGCCCGCGCCCACCGCCTCACCTCCTGGGCCGATTTCCTCTACCTGCGCTTCGGCCACGGCCTCCTCGGCCCCCTGGCCGCCGGCTTTTTGGTGGTGGGCCTCCTCCCCTACCTGGCCCTGCAACTCAAGGCCATCGCCCAGGCCTTCCTCTTCCTCAGGGGCGAGGAGGAGCCCCTCACGGACATCGCCCTGCCCACCGCCTTGCTCCTGGCCCTCTTCGCCATCCTCTTCGGCACCCGCCGCCTGGACCCTTCGGAGCGGCACCAGGGCCTGGTGTTGGCGGTGGCCTTTGAGTCCCTCGTGAAGCTCCTGGCCCTCCTCCTCGTGGGAGGGGTGGTGCTGTGGCAGCTGGGAAGCCCCTTCCCCCAGGTCCAGAACCGCCCTGAGCTCCTCTCCCTCCTCCTCCCCCCGGAGGGCCTTGCCGGTTACCTGGAGTGGGTAAGCCTCGTCCTCCTCTCCGGCCTGGCCTTCCTCTTCCTGCCCCGCCAGTTCCACGTGAGCGTGGTGGAGAACACCGACCCCCAGCACCTTCGCCTGGCGGCCTGGGCCTTCCCCCTGTACCTCCTCCTCATCAACCTGCCCGTCCTGCCCCTGGCCCTCTTTGGCCGCCTTCTCCTGCCCGAGGGAAACCCGGACCTCTACGTGCTGGCCCTGCCCATGGAGCTGGGGAGCGCCCCCTTGGCCCTGCTCGCCTTCCTGGGGGGGGTTTCCGCGGCCACGGCCATGGTGGTGGTGGAAAGCCTGGCCCTTTCCATCCTCATCTCCAACCATCTCCTCTCCCCCCTTCTCCTCCGCTTCCGGGCCCTGGGAAGCCTCCTCCTTTGGCGCAGGATCTCCATCCTGGCGGTGATGCTCCTGGCCTACCTCTACTTCCGCCTGGCGGGGGAGGCCTACGCCCTGGTGGCCATGGGCCTCATCTCCTTCGTGGCCGTGGCCCAGCTGGCCCCCGCAAGCCTCCTGGGGCTCTTCTGGAAGGGGGCCACCCCCCAGGGGGCCTTGGCGGGCCTCCTGGGGGGGATCCTGGCCTGGGCCTACACCCTGTTCCTCCCGGCCCTGGCCCGCTCGGGGTGGCTCCCCCCCTTCTTTCTGGAGGGCCCCCACCCCCTCCTGCGGCCGGAGGGGCTCCTCGGAGTCCAGGGCCTGGACCCCGTGACCCACGGCTTTCTGGCAAGCCTCACCCTAAACCTGGCCTTGACCCTCGGGGTTTCCCTCTTCACCCGGCGGATGGCCCTGCAGGAGGAGCGCACGGGGGAGGTGGAGGAGCTGGCGGCCCTCCTCCGGCGGGTGTTGGGGCTGGAGGCGGAGGAGGCCTTCCGCCGCCAGGCCCACACCCTCCCAGGCCGGGAAGCGGCGGGGCTTGCGGAAACCCTGCTGGCGGGCTCCGTGGGGCCCGCCACCGCCAAGCTCCTCCTCCTTTCCGTCACCCGGGCGGTTCCCCCGGAAGCCCTGCGGGAGGAGGTGGAGGAGGCGGCCCGGGAGTCGCGGGAACTCCGGGCTTACGCCCAGGCCCTCGAGGAGGCCAGGAAGGAGCTGGCCGAGGCCTACGAGCGCCTGAAGGCCCTGGACCAGGCCAAGGACGAGCTCTTGGCCGCGGTCTCCCACGAGCTCAAAACCCCCCTCACCGCCGTGCGGGCCCTGGCGGAGATCCTGGAGGCCAACCCCGACCTTTCCGAGGAGGAACGCCGGCGCTTTGTGGCCCTCCTGGCCAAGGAAACCGCCCGGCTCTCCCGCCTGGTGGAGGAGGTCCTGGCCTACACCCGGCTCCAGGCGGGGGTGCCCCTCCTCCGTGGCCCCACGGACCTCCGGGCCCTGGCCGCGGAAGCCCTGGCCCTGGTGGAACCCCTGGCCAGGGAAAGGGGGATTACAATGGAGTCTCACCTGGCGGAGGTCCAAACCCTCACGGACCGGGACCGGGTGCTCCAGGTGCTTTTGAACCTCCTCCACAATGCCCTGCGCCACGCCCGAAGCCGGGTGCGCCTGGAGCTTCTTGCTAACCGGGAAGCCCTCTTCCGCGTCTCCGACGACGGCCCTGGGGTGCCCCCCCAGGCCAGAACCCTGGTGTTTGAGCCCTTCCAGAGCTTCTCGGGGAGCACGGGTCTCGGGCTTTTCCTGGCCCGGAGGCTGGTGGAAAGCCTGGGGGGACGGATCTGGTTGGAGGAGGGGGAAGGGGCCACCTTCGCCTTCACCCTCCCCTTGGAGGTGGAGCATGAGGATTCTGGTGGTGGACGATGA
- a CDS encoding response regulator transcription factor, which yields MRILVVDDEESILVPLEFLLKKAGHQVVLARTGEEALEALAQGAFDLMVLDLMLPGMDGFAVLERAKALPQGPKVLVLTARGREADRAKALALGAEAFMAKPFGIQDLLAQVEELAGGR from the coding sequence ATGAGGATTCTGGTGGTGGACGATGAGGAAAGCATTCTGGTGCCCTTGGAGTTTCTCCTGAAGAAGGCCGGGCACCAGGTGGTCCTGGCCCGCACGGGGGAGGAGGCCCTCGAGGCCTTGGCCCAAGGCGCCTTTGACCTCATGGTCTTGGACCTCATGCTTCCGGGCATGGATGGCTTCGCCGTGTTGGAACGGGCCAAGGCCCTCCCCCAGGGCCCCAAGGTCCTGGTGCTCACCGCCCGGGGGCGGGAGGCGGACCGGGCCAAGGCCCTGGCCCTGGGAGCCGAGGCCTTCATGGCCAAGCCCTTTGGCATCCAGGACCTCCTGGCCCAGGTGGAGGAACTGGCGGGGGGAAGATGA
- a CDS encoding sodium:solute symporter family protein — protein sequence MSVETWTYIIVGLTFAAYIYIGYASRVRETAGFYVAGRGVPAIANGAATAADWMSAASFISMAGLISSMGYDGAVYLMGWTGGYVLLALLLAPYLRKYGKYTVPDFIGDRYYSHTARAVAAIATIFISLTYVAGQMRGVGIVFSRFLQVDIATGVIIGVAVVAFFAVLGGMKGITWTQVAQYSVLIIAYLIPAIAIANVLTGNPIPQLAFTFSDLVSRLNQIQVDLGFTEYTKPFQGKPMIDILAITLALMVGTAGLPHVIIRFYTVPDVRSARYSAGWALLFIALLYTTAPAVAAFARYNLISTLNGKTLEEVRQIDWVAKWEKTKLLAFVDKDGDGKVTFAPGRAFALKGGRPDFNTPDEKSKNEVHLDNDIIVLSTPEVARLSPFVIALVAAGGLAAALSTAAGLLLAMSSAISHDIYYRIFRPNATEAQRLLAGRIVILLAVILAGYFGVNPPGFVAQVVAFAFGLAAASLFPAILLGIFDKRMNREGAIAGILVGLIFTAVMIGMMRAPQIFGAPAPVIPNLFGISAEGVGVIGMILNFIVAYLVSRATPPPPEHIQHLVEEIRIPKGAGQAAEH from the coding sequence ATGAGCGTTGAAACCTGGACCTATATCATTGTAGGCCTGACCTTTGCCGCCTACATTTACATCGGCTACGCCTCGAGGGTGCGGGAAACCGCAGGGTTCTACGTGGCGGGCCGCGGGGTACCCGCCATCGCCAACGGAGCCGCCACCGCCGCCGACTGGATGTCCGCGGCCAGCTTCATCTCCATGGCGGGCCTCATCTCCTCCATGGGCTACGACGGTGCGGTCTACCTCATGGGCTGGACCGGGGGGTACGTCCTCCTGGCCCTCCTCCTGGCCCCCTACCTGCGCAAGTACGGCAAGTACACGGTGCCGGACTTCATCGGGGACCGCTACTACTCCCACACCGCCCGGGCGGTGGCGGCCATCGCCACCATCTTCATCTCCCTCACCTACGTGGCTGGGCAGATGCGGGGCGTGGGCATCGTCTTCAGCCGCTTCCTGCAGGTGGACATCGCCACCGGGGTGATCATCGGGGTGGCCGTGGTGGCCTTTTTCGCCGTTCTGGGAGGCATGAAGGGCATCACCTGGACCCAGGTGGCCCAGTATTCGGTGCTGATCATCGCCTACCTGATCCCCGCCATCGCCATCGCCAACGTACTCACCGGGAACCCCATTCCCCAGCTGGCCTTCACCTTCAGCGACCTGGTGAGCCGCCTCAACCAGATCCAGGTGGACCTGGGCTTCACCGAGTACACCAAGCCCTTCCAGGGCAAGCCCATGATCGACATCCTGGCCATCACCCTGGCCCTGATGGTGGGCACCGCTGGGCTTCCCCACGTGATCATCCGCTTCTACACCGTGCCGGACGTGCGCTCCGCCCGTTACTCCGCCGGCTGGGCTCTCCTCTTCATCGCCCTCCTCTACACCACCGCCCCGGCAGTGGCGGCCTTCGCCCGCTACAACCTCATCTCCACCCTGAACGGCAAGACCCTGGAGGAGGTGCGCCAGATCGACTGGGTGGCCAAGTGGGAAAAGACCAAGCTCCTGGCCTTCGTGGACAAGGACGGGGACGGCAAGGTCACCTTCGCCCCTGGCCGGGCCTTCGCCTTAAAGGGCGGCAGGCCGGACTTCAACACCCCCGATGAGAAGAGCAAGAACGAGGTCCACTTGGACAACGACATCATCGTCCTTTCCACCCCGGAGGTGGCCCGGCTCTCCCCCTTCGTGATCGCCTTGGTGGCGGCGGGCGGTCTGGCTGCGGCCCTCTCCACGGCCGCGGGGCTTCTTTTGGCCATGTCCAGCGCCATCTCCCACGACATCTACTACCGCATCTTCCGCCCGAACGCCACCGAGGCCCAGCGCCTCCTGGCCGGGCGCATCGTGATCCTCCTGGCGGTGATCCTGGCCGGCTACTTCGGGGTGAACCCGCCTGGCTTCGTGGCCCAGGTGGTGGCCTTTGCCTTCGGTCTGGCGGCGGCAAGCCTCTTTCCCGCCATCCTCCTCGGGATCTTTGACAAGCGCATGAACCGCGAGGGGGCCATCGCCGGCATCCTGGTAGGCCTCATCTTCACCGCGGTGATGATCGGGATGATGCGGGCGCCCCAGATCTTCGGGGCCCCAGCCCCGGTGATCCCCAACCTCTTTGGCATCAGCGCCGAGGGCGTGGGCGTCATCGGCATGATCCTGAACTTCATCGTGGCTTACCTGGTCTCCCGGGCCACGCCTCCGCCACCAGAGCACATCCAGCACCTGGTGGAGGAGATCCGCATCCCGAAAGGAGCAGGCCAAGCGGCGGAACACTGA